The following DNA comes from Bos indicus x Bos taurus breed Angus x Brahman F1 hybrid chromosome 5, Bos_hybrid_MaternalHap_v2.0, whole genome shotgun sequence.
GCGGAAGTCCAGGTGGGCGCCGCCGTTCTTCAGCACCTTCAGCAGGTCGGTGGCATCGTCCAGCTGGGCAGCCAGGCTCAGTGGACACTCTGGGTTCAACGGACAGGCAGAGGTCACAGTCCTGGCCATTCCCAGACCATGCCCCTCCCTGATCTGCTTCTCACCTCCTGAGTCAGGATCGTGGAAATTGGGGTCCAGCCCCTTGTCCAGCAGGCGGGCCACCTTTTCCGTGCTGTGCAGCTGGACATATTCCATAAACTTCTTCAGGTTCGCCTGGAACAGCCAGCCATCCGGATCAGCCCACACTTGACAACCGTCCTCTGACCATCGCCCACATCACCCAGGGAACTGCCATACCCCTCAGTTGGACCCGCCAGCCTAAACCACGACCTTCTCCCTTTCCCGTGGTACCCTGACCATGCACTCCCACTGTGGCCCCAATCCCAGCTCCACTGGATCCGCATGCTGCTCCAGGTCCTTCCTCGCCTTCCAAGCCCAGCTAAGGTGCCTGAGGCCCCAGGCCCTCCAGAGACAAAACGCATCAGAAATAGGACAAGGTGCCATAGGGGCAGCTCCACATGAGGGGGTACCCTCTGGAGGGTTAGGACAATAGGCCAAAAGGAAGCACGGTCAGAGCTGAGAGGAAAGATCTCGGCCCCACCGGCGTGGGGGGCGGGAGGCTTAGTGTGGTGCTGGGGGCCGGCCGGAGACCAGGCAGGCAGAAACACGGGACTGTGGCACGGAGTTGAAACTCATCCTAAAATCAACTGAGACTCACTGAAGGTCAAGACTCATCGGTGTCCTGCGGGTCACTGAGGTCAACTTTAGAGGAGGTGATGGGTTATACCAACACCACTGAGGGAGTCTCTGCCCAGCCACGGAACCAAAGCAGCAGAGGACTCTGGCACGGAGACACCAGGGTCACAAGGGGGTGACGGGGGCACAGGGGTGAACGTGCAGATCCCTCTCTTAGGCCCCAGAGACTGCCAAGGAAGTGTCCAGCAAGCAAATGTCCACTGGCCCACAGGAGCCTGGGATGGGAACTCAAGGAGTCTGCCTATGGAAAGGGCCAGGGTACCCACCCTGCCCCTCCTACAttcagaggaggcagggaggtgcCCCCCAAAGAGCATGTGGCGTCAGACCCTCCTAGCAACAGTACCCAGGAGTAAAGACCCCACAGGTAGGCCTAGGGATAGGGCCTGGGAgtcagaagatctgggttcaacccCAACATCACTGAATGCAGAGCTGTAGGCAAGTCACTTAGATTCTCCTGGATTCAGTATCTTCATCTACGAAATGGGATAATAACAGTTCCTcccagaacaaaaaaaaaataatgagatgcCTAATTTCAAGTGCCTCACACTGGATGACCACTAAGTCCCGGATGCCCTgttctccccaccccaacccagctCCCCTCAACAACCCCATCTCCTCACGTCGCCCCCACAAAGACACTGTACCCTACTGCACTCCACCCCTTAACCAGGGGCCCACCAGAGGGCTCAGCGAGTCTGACCTGAGTGGAACCCATCACCAGACCGACCACCCCAAAGTCATGGTGCCCGGAGTCTGCATCCGGCCCTCTAGCCGCCCCCAACACCCACTCTGGGTCCCTGATGACAGGAGAAAGCAGACTGAGCCAAAGCGGGCCAGCCCAACCAAGCTGGGATGGCCGTTCTGGGGACAGGGGGAAGGCCTCAAGAAGGGAATTTTTCAAGGACATTTTTGACATCACAAAATCCAGCTAAGGCTGAGCTAGGGGAGCACTGGCCATGGTGGGGAGGGGACTGGAGGGAGTGCAGAAGATCACCTTCGAGTACCCTTGCTGTGGCTGCCTCCTTACCTTTGTGTGAAGCTTTGCAAACTGCTTATCATCAATGAGGTTCTGGGCATAAACTCGCCTCTTGTATCGAAACTGCTCAGGTAAAGACAAGGCAGAAAAAGGCACCCACCTGGACTGAGTAAGTGAAAGCAGACACACAGTGGAGTCCTGCCCACTGCTGTGTGGCCAGGGCCCCACTGCTCATCGCCCCATAACAAAGCTCCTACCACCGACCTTACCAGCCCATGCACACGCCATGGACACGACCTGCACGGAGGGCAGGTGTGCTGCACGCCCAGCGGTCCCTCTGCCTGCTGTGCCCTTCCtgtctcacccccacccccaggattcCCTGGAAACCCTCAGTCCTCTTCCAAGACCAGGTTCCAGGCCTACCTTCCTAGACACCCCTCTCTGGACAGAACTGTGCCTATCTGCctgtgccaccagggaggcccagtcAGCTGAGCTCAGCGACCATAACGCTTGTTCCAAAGCCCATTGCACTTGCCACCCCCACCTTCAAACCGGATCTGGTCCCCTTGCTCACAGGGTGCTCAACGGCCTTTACATCATGAACAGGTGAGCAAACGAGGAAGACTTAGACTGTCCTTAGGACGACTGCACGGGCGGTGGCAGGAAGACAAGACACAGATGTGCACACAGCCTGCGGCGGGCGCACTCCACGCGGCGCTCTGGGCACTCACGCCCGCTCAAACCCCGTCGCACGTGCTGCTGACCGCGTGCCTGCACGCGGCTCACTCCTCACTCGCCCCGTACACACTAACTCCCCGCGTCCGTGCCCCTCGCTGCCGCGCCCTCTGGAGCTCGGGGCTCTGCCCGTTCCCGGCCGCTGCTCACCTCCAGGTAGGGCAGGGGCGTGTCCAGGTTGGGCGGGTATTCCTGCAGAAGCCGCTCCTCGTCCAGGAACTTCCCGGCGCGGCCCCGGGAGGGCGGCTGGAAGAGCCCGTAGTTGAGCGCGTCCTGGAGGCTGTGATTGAGGGCGCAGAGCACGCGCTGCTTGGCGGCCCAAACGGGCGCGGCCGGGTCCAGGCGCAGGCACTTCTGTAGCGGAGCGCGGTCGTGAGCCGATCGGGCCTCCCGGCCAGCGCGGGGCACGGAGGCCCGGGGCGCCGCCCGAGTCCCGGCGCGGGAGCGGAGGCCGCGGACCCCCGCCTCCGCGCCCAGCTCGCTAGGCCTCGCCCCGGGGGCGGTGCTTCcctgggccccgcccccgcccggctGCGGGGAGGGTCCGGGTGGaggcggcgggggaggggcgaGTGGCCGGGGCCGGGGTCTCCCGCGCACCGCTCGCGACGCGCGGGTAGGGGGCCGCGAGAGCGGGGCGAGGGTGACGCCAGGACCCGGGCGGCGAGGCTCACCGTCTGCTGCAGGTCTGGGATGCCGACGCGCACGATCACGGCGCTGGCCCCGGGGCCGTCCATCCCCGCGCCCGGGCCGGGGCCGCTAGCGGCCGGGAGCTGGGCGCCCCGGGGCTCCTCGCCGCGCCCCGGCCCCCCCCGGCCCCCCACCGGAGCCCCGTCGGCCGCGCTGCGCGGGAGGGGGCCGGGGggagccggggccggggccggcgcCGGGGACAGCGGCTCCGAGGGCTCCgcaggggcggcggcggcggcggcggcggcggcgcggctcAGCTGCATCGGCCCCGGCTCCGCTCGGCGCCTGCCTtccccgggggcgggggcggcggggggagggggcctgAGCCGGGAGGGAAGCGGGGGTGGCAGGGGGCTGAGCCGGAGGCGGGGGCCGGGACGCTCAGGGCCGGCGAGGGCGAAGGGGATTGTCTGGGGTcccggggtggggagggaggtccgTGCTAAGGGCGAGGGCCTCGCTGCAGGGTGGGGACCctgggggctgtgctgggggtGTGGGGACTCCTAGGCCTCGGTGTGGGGGGAGTGGCTGAGCAGCGAGGACCGCGCCGCCTTTCGGCTGCGGAAGAGCATCCGTGGACCACCGGGGAAGATGCGGCGAGGCGGGGGGTCTTGGAGCTGGGATGGGGGCCGCTTTGGGCACTGGGACCAGagacagggaaggaaggggagagaaaaacTGGAGAATTAATTTCCGGGGGTGGCAGCTTCTCCCCACTCTGCcgaccccctctccccaccctacTCAAGACCCGGGGATGACAGGGACCAACCCGGTCCCAGTCCTGGGGGTAGGACGGCAGGGACCTCAGAGCCCCGGGGTCTCTCCCACCACCGGAACCATTTAACCCTCCAACTTAACCCTTAGGACCTCGCCGAACTGTGTTCAGCGCGGCTCGCGGCTCCCGCATCCCTAGCCGAGTTTGGGGAGTTCGCTCTGGACTCTGAGGCCCGCCgctcctccagccccctccccaggtccCCTGGTTCGCCTAGCTCCGACGCCTgtcaccgccccccaccccgccccggtcACCTTAGCGACAACAGGATGGGGCCGCGACCTAAGACGCAGGGCTTAGGGGAGGGGGCGCTACTAGTCTCCACCTGCACCCGGGAAGTGAATTTTAGTTTTACGCGTTGTCGTGGCAACGCGGGAGGGGGTGATGAGTAGGCGGAGGAGAGGGGAGCACAGTAAAGAAACTAGCTCAGGCACCACCGCCCCATTGGAGCGCGCcagctcccccccccccaccccaatacTCGTCAGCCTCACAGAACTACCCCCGAGCTGGGAAACCCGAGCCCTCAAGGTTCTTAAAAGCAACGAGCAGCCCCTTCACGTTGAAATAGCCCTGATTTCCCGAGAAACAGCTTCTGACTCCCACAAAGCTCCCCCACCGTGCTGGACTCCTCCCCAGAGAACAGGCCCTGACCCCCATGGCCACTCCCCTTCTCACAAGACACACTTGCTAACCTTCACAGAACAACCCAGCCTGGGGACACCTTCTGGTCCTGGTAGAAAATACCCCAGCCTCACCCACCTTCTCCAAGAGCAGCCCTGGATCCCCTGAGCCTCCCAGGAATAAACTTGAATGAaccgcccccccacacacagacacacagaaaaccTCCCTACCCTTTCCCAACATCCTGGAAGCATCCTACCCCCACACAGACCAGTTCTTGACACCCCGTTGGAGAACAGTCCCCACCCCAAAAAGCCCCACAGTACCCGCCACTCCGCCCCTGGAACAGCCTCTGGTCCCCCCAGAGCAAGACCCACTTCCCCAGGACCAGCCCTGACCCCTGAGGGAAACCGggctctctccctccccagccacCACCCCTCCAGGAAAAATCTCTGCCTCCTAGGAACTCCACTGACCCCACCGAGCGTGTGTCCAGCGCTGTCTGCAGTCTGCTGCTGCTTTCTTCCCAGGCCTGGGTGGACCCTCCCTGCCTAGGAGTATGACCCCAGGATGTTCAGGCTCTTCCCAAGGCCACTGGCCTGGCCTGAGTGGAGGAGCTGAGGGTCCCCAGAGGCTAGAGCGGATGGGAGGGATAGGGGAAGGGGGAGCAGGAAGGGGCTGCCGGAAGCCCACTTATCTGCAGGAAGCACCTTGGGAAGCATGTGGCCCAGCCCTGGAGAGAGGAAACGAGTGCTTCCCGGCCCCCCTGTCTCCACTGTCTTCCTGCCCCTGGTCTCCCCTCCCTGAGTCACCCAGAGCTGCCCCTCCCTGTGTCCCTCCCCCGCCCGCTGTGGCAGCTGTATGGCCATGGCCACATTCACCAGAGTTGCGATGAGACTGAAGAAGGAGGCTGCATCTCCCCACAACCAGCCTCAGAGCAGCCCCAGGCCTCCAGGCTCTCCCTGCAACCCAGCCCTTGACCTGGGTGGCCAGACACTCACCTGTCCACCGAGACGACCTCATGGGGACCCCTTCAGCCTCCCCAGGGGCCCATTGGACTTGATACACCCAGTACCATGAATGCCGCGCTTTCAGGAGAAAACCTCACATCTTAGAAGCAACCAACACATCCCTGGTCTCCAGGCTCAACTGGGCCTGCCGTGTCAGGGTCAGGTCCACAGAGCACCTGGCCCAAAGAATGGGCACATAATGAACAAATTCCAAGCTGGCACCACTCCCCAACCCACCGCCACCCTGGCAAACGGCAAAAATCCCAACCCCCAGAAGCACCTTTCCCACAGAATGTCCTCCTGGCCctgaagcctggtgggttgatGGAGCAGGAAGCCCAGGGACAGGCTATTTTGTTGAGAATAAAAGACCCCAGCCTCCTCAGcacctcccagcccagccctgcctctccgCCCTCCTATCTTAGTCCTTGAAGGCAAGGAGTCCCCAGACCCCATGGCCCTTCCATCAGGGCTAAGATTCCAGAAAGACTCATGGTTCTCCCAACCCCACTTCCTCCCAACACAGGTTCGGAAGCCCAGGGCCTGTGGAAGCTCATGTGGGCAAAGCATCCGGAACGTGCCTGGCACAGGGTCAGACCTCTCCAGTGGAACACTGCCCACCACTCCGTggccccccaggcccccagccacTGCAGAGGCCGTCTGTGCCCGCACCCTCAAGGTCCTAAGCAGCCCCGCCCCGCAGGCGGGCAGAGCAGAGCACCCCACCTGCGGCTTCCTGTTGGGCTTCCTGGTGAGGCTGCGTCCCCCTCCCTCACCACGCCCTCCTTTCACACTCCTGGGCTTCCTCACCCAAATCCCAGCTTTTCCCTCCCTCTCGCGGTCGCCTACAGAGGCCTGGCCCACAGCCCCCTCTTACTGCGAGCCCTGCAGGCCTGGCCTCACGCCCGGTTTCCATGACGGGGCtggagtggggggcagggggcgtcCTGCCGTCTGACCCTCCCCAGGGGCCTGTCTCCCCCTCTGTGCTATTCCTCTGCCCCGACTCTGGTCTTCCCTCCACAGCACCCTAGTGTCTGCCTGCCCTGAAATCACTTGTTGCTTATGGTCTAGGACCTGTCTTTCCCCCCAGGATGCGGGCTCCCCGTGGGGCGGGAGCTTTCCTGATTTGGTACACCCCTGTGTCCGAGGCCCTGGGCTTAGTCCGAGCTCAGTGGACATTTGCTGAACTTTCATCTTCAAACTGTTCACACCCAACTCTTTCTGTTCAGGGCAGAGCCTCTCCAAACTCAGAGCAGGTTGTAGGGGCAGAATGCCTGAGTATTCTGTCTGGACCTGGTGCGATGCTTCTGGttaggtttctgttttgttttgtttgcttcaaGTTATTTAACATCTGTCAGTATATTTAGGTCCAATTTCATCCTAAGTCtgataagttttatttttctaggaatACAAATCTTCTGCTGAAGAATCAACTTTTCATTCTGctaatctatttctattttgttttcttctgtttctttctttctaccgCTTTGATTGTTGTTAGGATCCTTCTTCTAATTTCTTCAGCTGGGTACCGAATTCAATTtttagtctttcttttctctgacaatgagtgttTAAGGTTATAAATTTCCAAGTTCCACTTTAgttatgtccattaagtcgggtcttagttttggcatgtgggatccagttccctgaagggattgaacccaggcccctgcattgggaactcggAGTCTtggccaatggaccaccagggaagtcctccattaAGTCTTAATAAGTAGTACTTTTAATTTCACCTTGTTGATTTTCTAATATCCATTGTATTGTTTGCTTTAGGGATTACTGAAAAGTATGCTACTTTAAGCTTTCAAATGTATagtaggtttctttctttttatttatttctttttgaggaAGGACTCGCCCTTAGctactgatttcttttttgttgtgttATGATCAGAGAAGATGATCTGCATAATACTGATCTTTGAGTATATTTGActacaaatacaaatataatttatttgttaaaaaataaaaaataaatataaaaaatacaaatataaatatatttgagtaTATTTGAATAATACTGACTTTATAAAGACTTTCTGGTTGCCATGTATGTGGTTCAATAGGAATTGTTGGATGCAAggaggtatgtatgtgtgtgtgtgtttgtgtgtgtgtatatacatatatctccatATATATCTCCaacaatatacacacacataaaatcatACCTCCATTGTATCAAGTTTGTTAATTGTATTATTCAAATATTCTATGTCTTTTCTAATGTTCCCTTTGCCTGATTTATAAATTACTAAAAGAAGTGGGATAAAATTCCACTTTAGCAGCCTCTCCACGAAATTTTGGGATTTATATGTCTTGGCCATTTTGGGATTTATATGTCTTTTCAGGCTTTGCTTTTAATGCTAACAGATTTAGAATTATTATAGCTTTCTGATAAATtattccttttatcattatatggTACCTTATTTGTTCTTAATGATGCtttttgccttaatttttttcagtatttagcCGAGGCACAGCGCTGTTCTGTGAGTGTTGACCTCATGTATCTTTTCCCCTCATTCTCCTTTTATTCTTACTGCATTTTATACTCTTAGACGTGCTTCTGGTAAGTAGTGTGTGtggccattttttaaattaacttcaaTGGTGTTTTATGATGATTATTGATGTGTTTTACCTGATTTTTGCCTTCTTATTTTGTGTTGTCagtatttttttggttttttgtctatgctgcttttttctccctttgggcTCTTCCTTTGATTGATCACGTTATCTTTATTCCTCTTTCCCTCAACTCCCTTTGTTTTTGGAGTTAAACATTCTTTCTATCATTTTCATAAATACACTTAGATTTGTAACATGTGGGATTAACAAAGCCCAAAGTAAAGgctgtccccctccccctttcctgCACTAGAGGGGCTCAGCCTTAGCCTCAGGCCTTTGTCCACATCGTTCTAGCCTCCAGCGAGTCTGTTGTGGTTGCTCGTGGAGTCATATGCAACCCACTCTTTACTCACTTTCCTTCTGACttgaattttcttcttcctgaaagTAGTGACAAAGTAGTGACTTTGAAATGTCTTATTTCACCCTTATTTTGAGTGATAATTTAGCCAGTGTAGAATGCTAaattgacaaaatatttttttctcaatacttcgaagatttttttctgtgtgtgctgtATTCTGGATAATTTTTCTACTTCTGGCTTCCATCTCACTGATTCTGTTTGAGTTTCATCTGttattaagtcactcagtcgtgtccgactctttgcaaccccatggactatagcccaccaggctcctgtgtccatgggattctccaggcaagaatactggagtgggttgccatttccttctccaggggatctttccgacccagggatcgaacccaggtctcccgcattgcagacagatgctttaacctctgagccaccagggaagctctcatcCATAGGTTTTATTCCCCCCACCCCATAGAGTTTTAAATTTCAGAGaccataaattttatttctgtaagccGTACTCAGTACATTATCAAATCTGCTTGTTCCTTCTTTACATTGACTTTTTAtttaatgcaattttttaaagacagaagatttcttttgtctttagttatttttaaaacattaactttAAGGTTCTAGGCAGTAGTTCACATATGTGAAAGTTTCGGTGGTCTAACCTCATTTGTAGTATCTGCCAACTCGCTCACTGCAGGGGGACTGTGGGTTCTTTCTGTGACAGTTTTGTGACTTGGGGTTATGAACTCAGCTGGGCCTGGGAAGCCTAGATGTGTCCCTCAGAGGAGTACAACTAACCCAGGAACTGTTTCATGTTAATTTCTTGGCTTGGTGGTCCTGGGGACTCCAAAGGGTAATATAATGAAGACTCCAAACCTGGGGGCCAACAGTGGGTACAACTTAACATGGAGACTTCTTCGCAGAGAGGTCACCACAGGCTTTATGAAAACTGCTTAAATAAGAGAGAAATATATAGTAATAATTATGAAATGGATTACTCCCCAGATTTTTGAGCACTACATGTCATCCCAAGTGTATGACGTGTATGAACTCATTCAGTCATCACTAAATCACTGAGCCAACCCGTTACTGTCCTCAtgtaacagatgaggaaacagagcaaATTAGAAACAACTCACCTTGTCCGAAGTCGCATGTGGTGAGTCAGTGGAGAAACCAGGACTTGGAACACCACAGTGGGCATGTGACCCAACAGGGCCGATGAGAATCCTGTTCTGGAGGCTCAGGCTCGTAGCTGAGGGAAGAAACCCTTTCTCCACGCTTGGGACACATGGGAGAAATGAAGCTCGATAGACACTAGTGACCAAGATTGCAGGCTTGGGAAAAAGCAGCCCTGGGAGGAATATAGACACGGGAGACAAGGAAGGTTCTGAAGAGGCTTTGAATCTCCAAACTTAGTCCCTGAaatctgcttttctctcttttggctCCGAGAGCCAAGGGTACCTGAAAGTCCACAcaaaggagaggggaaaggccTCTCTAAAAGGGAACGTGACTGTAAGAGAGGTGGAAGGGCTGGCCTTGGGCTGAGCTGGCatcccagctcagccaccagaTACCCTGGTGGCCTGGGAAAGCTTCCTGGCTTCACTCTGCCTCCCTGTGAGCTCTGGTGTGTTAGGGATAATGGTAGGACTTGATTCATTCCCTCCCTCATTCAGGCCACATGCCAGGCACCTGCTCTGGGGCTGACGAGGTGGCTCCAGCTCCCCCTGGGCCCTGGTGCAGGTTAGGAGAGCGCGTGGGTGTGACATGCTCACCATGTACCTGGTGCCTAGTGAACACATTCTAATATAACCATAAAgctagttctgtgaagacctccaagaccgtctagaactaacaccaaaaaaagaagtccttttcatcacagggcatgggaatacaaaagtaggatgtcaagagatacctggatggaagagggcatggcaacccactcccgtattcttgcctgggaaatcccatggacagaggagcccggcgggcttcagtccatggggtcacaaaagagctggatatgactgaatgactacatAACaacaacagacacacacatatatatatatgtctttatgtattataactgaatcaatctgctgtatacctaaaacgtGAATTaattatacttgaataaaatataattttaaaaagaaaaaaagagagatacctggaataacaggcaagtttggcctttgagcacaaaatgaaacagggcaaaggccaacagttttgccaagagaatgcacaggACAGAGCACGCTGGTCTGccagcaacacaagagaggactgtacacatggacgtcaccagatgtcaacactgaaatcagattgttcatattctttgcagccaaagatggagaagctctgtacagtcagcataaacaagacctggagctgaccgtggctcaggtcatgaactccttattgcgatttcacatgctagcaaagtaatactcaaaatccttcaagctaggcttcaacagtatgtgaatcgagaacttccagtatacacgctggatttagagaaggcagaggaaccagagatcaaattgccaacatccattggatcatacaaaaagcaagagaattccagaaaaatatcaacttctgcttcgttgactatgctaaagcctttgagtgtgtagatcacgacaaactggaaaattctgaaagagctgggaataccagaccacctgacctgcctcctgagaaacctatatgcagatcaagaagcaacagttagaaccggacatggaacaacagactggttccaaactgggaaaggagtatgtcaaggctgtatattgtcaccctgcttatttaacttctatgtagagtacatcatgcgaaatgcccggctggatgagccacaagctggcatcaagattgccaggagaaatatcaatgacctcagatatgcaaacgataccaccctaatggcagaaagcaaagaggaactaaagagaaaaggtgaaagagaagagtgaaaaagctagtttGATattcaacagtcaaaaaactaagatcatggcatccctttccatcacttcatgacaaatacgtggggaaaaaatggaaacagtgacagattttattttgttgggctccaaagtcatgtcagatggtgactgtagccatgaaattaaagatgcttgctccttgggaaaaaaagctatgacaaacctagacagagtattaaaaagtggtgaaagtgaaagtattagtcactcagtcatgtccaactctttgcaacaccatgaactatagcccgccaggcttctctgtccatggacttcttcaagcaagaatactcaagtgggctgccattcccttctccaggggatcttccccacccatggatcaaacccgggtctcctgcattgcaggcagattcttaactgtctgaacCGCTGGgggaagccttaaaaaaaaaaaagtagagacatcactttgctg
Coding sequences within:
- the LOC113892049 gene encoding uncharacterized protein LOC113892049 isoform X2, whose protein sequence is MALPSGLRFQKDSWFSQPHFLPTQVRKPRACGSSCGQSIRNVPGTGSDLSSGTLPTTPWPPRPPATAEAVCARTLKVLSSPAPQAGRAEHPTCGFLLGFLSMAILAEGHASLQGGQGEDSVPPWVFPPGLSLWQLQAGKCQLHSWASVEAVSWPHPSDQRPYKDPVHAPAGTRDRNYEKPSATAAHILLVLS